The Gammaproteobacteria bacterium genome has a segment encoding these proteins:
- a CDS encoding oligosaccharide flippase family protein — translation MSAVVRPGKSAAGNALAGSAASYLAFAVETAVSLSISVLLVRTLSVEEFGAYKLAGAIILAGSYFTSCGLDATLSRFGAEFIARGQWRALARLLVAVRVVRTVALLVFCGTLLVMRDTVAELFAFPRILSDTLILVCAILVVQSSTGIWGFSYFAARGAFVEAGLLRMTVSLLKLGGFAAAFAIGAGLVGVLWALFAASAAAVVWAAVRNSRWLRHRRTAGGDGPRPADDATGRILRFSLIGYLAINVNVFRDLSIDNFVIAHFLGAEQVALYGLAATLVTFANALNPASLLRGVITPLLVTRYAVGQSMTEMQQAFRLLTKTVLLLHWPLLTLLIVLGAAVIRFVYTPEYAGAYAPLATLCAFGYFLGLTFPFVPLISVLEKNALLLLSGATSLYNLAMTIVLVPRFGITGAALATGSAAVLQLGLYWVAFRYLFAIRLSFPFGVLGRTLLNLTPAVVIALVVGDRIDGVGRLLGTIAAGAAVYCVMVYFNHGLDDRELQLLTRARGGTGEAVG, via the coding sequence GTGAGCGCCGTGGTCCGACCCGGCAAGTCAGCGGCCGGGAATGCGCTGGCAGGCTCCGCCGCGAGTTATCTCGCTTTCGCGGTCGAGACCGCCGTTTCCCTTTCAATTTCGGTGCTGCTCGTCCGGACGTTGTCCGTGGAGGAGTTTGGTGCCTACAAGCTGGCCGGGGCGATCATCCTGGCCGGCAGTTATTTCACCTCCTGCGGTCTCGACGCCACGCTCTCGCGCTTCGGTGCCGAGTTCATCGCCCGTGGCCAGTGGCGCGCCCTCGCACGGCTCCTGGTGGCGGTGCGTGTCGTGCGCACGGTGGCGCTGCTGGTCTTCTGCGGCACGCTGCTGGTCATGCGCGATACGGTGGCGGAACTTTTTGCCTTCCCTCGCATCCTGTCCGATACCCTGATCCTGGTCTGCGCGATCCTCGTCGTGCAGAGCTCTACAGGCATCTGGGGATTCAGCTACTTCGCCGCGCGCGGCGCATTCGTCGAGGCAGGCCTGCTGCGAATGACGGTGTCTCTGCTGAAGCTCGGCGGGTTTGCCGCGGCTTTTGCGATCGGCGCGGGTCTGGTCGGTGTGCTCTGGGCGCTTTTCGCGGCGAGCGCGGCCGCCGTCGTCTGGGCGGCTGTGCGCAACAGCCGGTGGTTGCGACATCGCCGTACTGCGGGCGGTGACGGGCCGCGCCCGGCCGACGACGCGACCGGCCGCATTCTGCGTTTTTCCCTGATCGGCTATCTGGCGATCAACGTGAACGTGTTCCGGGACCTGTCCATCGACAACTTTGTCATCGCGCACTTCCTCGGTGCAGAGCAGGTTGCCCTGTACGGCCTGGCCGCCACGCTCGTCACCTTCGCCAACGCCCTGAATCCCGCGAGTCTGCTGCGCGGGGTGATCACGCCGCTGCTCGTCACGCGTTACGCGGTGGGGCAGAGCATGACGGAGATGCAGCAGGCGTTCCGGCTGCTGACCAAGACGGTCCTGCTCCTGCACTGGCCGCTGCTGACCCTGCTCATCGTGCTGGGCGCTGCGGTGATCCGCTTCGTATACACGCCTGAGTACGCCGGGGCCTATGCACCACTCGCGACGCTGTGCGCATTCGGCTACTTCCTTGGCCTGACGTTCCCGTTCGTGCCCCTGATTTCGGTCCTGGAAAAAAATGCACTCCTGCTCCTGTCCGGGGCCACCTCCCTCTACAATCTCGCGATGACGATTGTTCTGGTGCCCCGCTTCGGTATCACCGGCGCGGCGCTGGCGACCGGCAGCGCCGCAGTCCTGCAACTGGGCCTGTACTGGGTTGCCTTCCGCTACCTGTTCGCGATCCGGTTGAGTTTCCCGTTCGGCGTGCTCGGCCGGACGCTGCTCAACCTGACGCCCGCGGTCGTCATCGCTTTGGTCGTCGGGGATCGGATCGACGGCGTGGGCAGGTTGCTGGGCACGATTGCGGCCGGGGCCGCAGTCTATTGTGTAATGGTGTATTTCAACCACGGGCTTGACGATCGGGAACTGCAGCTCCTCACCCGTGCGCGGGGTGGAACGGGGGAGGCCGTCGGATGA
- a CDS encoding DUF5989 family protein, whose amino-acid sequence MMDFLKDLWDFMRERKKFWLAPIVLVMVLLGALIVLSQGSAVAPFIYTLF is encoded by the coding sequence ATGATGGACTTCCTCAAGGATCTCTGGGACTTCATGCGCGAGCGCAAGAAGTTCTGGCTCGCCCCGATCGTGCTGGTCATGGTGCTGCTCGGCGCTTTGATCGTGCTGTCGCAGGGCTCGGCCGTCGCGCCGTTCATCTACACGCTGTTCTGA
- a CDS encoding right-handed parallel beta-helix repeat-containing protein — protein MRFLLLAVAAFVLAGTGPAAWAADVHVDPSRDSGCPGSGSADDPFCSWASVRTFTGGNRYLQRRGTLWRGMVLVRPTGTSATAPLLLGAYGAGAPPRIRVENPLPGGLDPARWRRANGDVWVYDTTDLAEGDPAVLLLDGRRALGKAQVAGDVCRKLEGARVEWFQAAGTLSLCSPAGNPAQVFRSISGMQLLRREPRAPLYLEDARHVVVDGLALEGGRWGALEIRGASADIVVRNCVIGLDSASGIHPQSFTAPGITGLDIHDNVIDSGIRWGRVGYKVAVSGEGVHFNGGVRSSRVHHNQIVAWSHNGVYLDAARPDAPGVNDNLVYANEFHCGPGSGYFDYCRPFGVDGAGPGLARGNVFFDNTMHDFSVRAQINGDGNFVVGNRCHSTVNSGARRNPTGQCFSLQPYAWSRDNVIANNTMAGTADTAVEFRAGRFAVSSGHRVVGNIMADCGRDAVASRRGACVVIDDDPSVGPVMIAGNIAFNGGRPVTVLYRGRGAVPFGRLVGRNGDVVERNAEADPLFRDAATGDFALRVGSPALGAGESFDVPGLQRLGGTVNIGAGFGPGAPGTGWAVTP, from the coding sequence ATGAGATTCCTGCTGCTGGCCGTCGCTGCTTTCGTCCTCGCCGGAACCGGTCCGGCCGCGTGGGCAGCGGATGTGCATGTGGATCCCTCCCGCGACAGCGGCTGTCCGGGGTCCGGTTCGGCGGACGACCCGTTCTGCAGCTGGGCGAGCGTGCGGACCTTCACGGGCGGCAACCGCTATCTGCAGCGTCGCGGGACGCTCTGGCGCGGCATGGTCTTGGTGCGTCCCACGGGGACATCCGCCACGGCACCGTTGTTGCTGGGCGCTTACGGCGCCGGGGCGCCGCCGCGCATCCGCGTGGAGAATCCGCTTCCGGGCGGCCTCGATCCCGCGCGCTGGCGGCGCGCGAACGGGGATGTCTGGGTCTATGACACGACGGATCTCGCCGAGGGCGACCCGGCCGTGCTGCTGCTCGACGGGCGCCGGGCACTCGGCAAAGCGCAGGTCGCCGGTGACGTATGCCGGAAACTCGAGGGCGCCCGGGTGGAGTGGTTCCAGGCAGCGGGGACGCTCAGTCTGTGCTCGCCGGCCGGCAATCCGGCGCAGGTCTTCCGCTCGATCTCGGGGATGCAGCTGTTGCGGCGCGAGCCGCGGGCGCCGCTGTACCTGGAGGATGCGCGCCACGTCGTCGTGGACGGCCTTGCGCTCGAGGGCGGTCGCTGGGGCGCCCTGGAGATCCGCGGCGCGTCGGCCGACATCGTCGTGCGCAACTGCGTGATCGGCCTCGACAGCGCCAGCGGTATCCACCCCCAGTCCTTCACGGCCCCGGGCATCACCGGCCTGGATATCCATGACAACGTGATCGACAGCGGCATCCGCTGGGGCCGGGTCGGCTACAAAGTCGCCGTATCGGGCGAAGGCGTGCACTTCAACGGGGGCGTACGATCGTCCCGGGTGCACCACAACCAGATTGTTGCCTGGTCACACAACGGGGTGTACCTGGATGCAGCCCGGCCTGACGCCCCTGGCGTCAACGACAATCTGGTGTACGCCAACGAGTTTCATTGCGGGCCGGGGAGCGGGTACTTCGACTATTGCCGGCCCTTCGGAGTTGATGGCGCAGGCCCCGGACTTGCGCGCGGCAACGTGTTCTTCGACAACACGATGCACGACTTCTCCGTGAGGGCGCAGATCAACGGGGACGGCAACTTCGTCGTCGGGAACCGCTGTCATTCCACGGTGAACAGCGGCGCGCGACGGAATCCGACGGGCCAGTGTTTCAGCCTGCAGCCTTACGCCTGGAGTCGCGACAACGTCATTGCCAACAACACGATGGCCGGCACCGCCGACACCGCGGTGGAATTCCGCGCAGGCCGGTTTGCGGTGAGCAGCGGGCATCGCGTCGTGGGCAACATCATGGCCGACTGCGGGCGTGACGCCGTGGCGTCGCGCCGCGGCGCATGCGTCGTCATCGACGACGACCCGAGTGTCGGGCCCGTGATGATCGCCGGCAACATCGCCTTCAACGGCGGGCGCCCGGTTACCGTGCTGTATCGAGGGCGCGGTGCCGTGCCATTCGGGCGGTTGGTGGGCCGCAACGGCGATGTCGTCGAACGCAATGCCGAGGCCGATCCCCTGTTCCGTGATGCGGCCACGGGTGACTTCGCCCTGCGGGTGGGCAGTCCGGCCCTGGGAGCCGGCGAGTCGTTCGACGTGCCCGGCCTGCAGCGGCTGGGCGGGACCGTGAACATCGGGGCAGGCTTCGGGCCCGGCGCTCCGGGCACCGGGTGGGCCGTCACGCCGTGA
- a CDS encoding glycosyltransferase has product MSGSAPAVERLRLMLLVPSLQVGGAERQVTLLARHLDPARYAVTVVTIGAQDGAADGFARDLAAAPHVTMASLGRQGRWDLPGPLRRLVDLLHRERIDVIHSFLNLASMFGIAAARLTGIPHVSSAIRDGSDPNWLYRVCRLVQARACDVLVSNSEAGFDSRFRQRRPGFRVIYNGIDLARFTPDPARDARLRSELGLTGFRRVVGMVATLSVYKDHEAFLAMAARVAAARPDTGFIVVGDGPLRGIVEARRAALGLERSVVLAGRRLDADHVTQLLDVACLFTNFRVIEEGLSNSVLEAMACGIPVVATHGGGTRELIHEGVEGHLVADNDAAVAASHVIRLLENDEVRTAMGRRGREAVESRFSMDGCVQRYEEIYRSILGRT; this is encoded by the coding sequence GTGAGCGGGTCAGCCCCGGCCGTGGAACGCCTGCGGCTGATGCTGCTCGTGCCATCGCTGCAGGTCGGTGGCGCAGAGCGGCAGGTCACCCTGCTTGCGCGCCATCTCGATCCCGCGCGCTACGCGGTTACCGTCGTGACCATCGGCGCGCAGGACGGTGCCGCTGACGGGTTCGCGCGGGATCTCGCAGCGGCGCCGCACGTGACCATGGCCAGCCTCGGGCGGCAGGGGCGATGGGACCTTCCCGGTCCACTCAGACGCCTTGTCGACCTCCTGCATCGCGAGCGCATCGACGTGATCCACTCGTTCCTGAACCTCGCGAGCATGTTCGGCATTGCGGCCGCCCGCCTCACCGGAATTCCCCACGTATCCTCGGCCATCCGCGACGGCAGCGACCCGAACTGGCTATACCGGGTGTGCCGCCTCGTGCAGGCGCGCGCCTGCGACGTGCTGGTGTCCAACTCGGAGGCGGGCTTCGACAGTCGCTTTCGTCAGCGACGCCCGGGTTTCCGGGTGATTTACAACGGCATAGACCTCGCACGGTTCACGCCGGATCCGGCCCGGGATGCGCGACTGCGCTCGGAACTCGGGCTCACCGGCTTCCGGCGGGTTGTCGGCATGGTCGCGACCCTCTCGGTCTACAAGGACCACGAGGCGTTCCTCGCCATGGCTGCCCGTGTCGCCGCCGCGCGGCCGGACACCGGCTTTATCGTCGTCGGCGACGGTCCGCTGCGCGGCATCGTCGAGGCACGCCGTGCCGCCCTCGGGCTCGAGCGGAGCGTCGTCCTGGCGGGCCGGCGTCTGGACGCAGACCACGTCACGCAATTGCTGGACGTGGCATGCCTGTTCACGAACTTCCGGGTGATCGAAGAGGGCCTGTCCAACTCGGTGCTCGAGGCAATGGCCTGCGGAATTCCCGTGGTCGCCACGCACGGCGGGGGCACGCGTGAGTTGATCCACGAGGGCGTGGAGGGCCACCTGGTGGCAGACAACGATGCAGCCGTCGCCGCGTCGCATGTCATCCGGCTGCTGGAGAACGACGAAGTTCGGACGGCCATGGGCCGGCGTGGGCGCGAAGCCGTTGAGTCCCGCTTCTCGATGGACGGCTGCGTGCAGCGCTATGAGGAGATTTACCGCTCGATCCTCGGGCGCACGTGA
- a CDS encoding glycosyltransferase family 4 protein, with the protein MHLCFVCMTAYPVLKGDTEVEEIGGAEVQQVQIARLLRGLGHDASFVTADYGQPDGEVVEGFRVFKAYRPDAGLPGLRFVHPRWTGIAAAIDRAAADVYYTRAAGFVPGLLALKRRRRSFRFVYAGAADSDFMPSPIDLRFARDRWLFRFGLRHADAIVVQNRHQRELLAHHHGREGVVIPNFMDSRPAPAPGARRDTVLWVGRLRSIKRPMMFVELARALPGLRFTMVGPRTPDSALCDQVEEAARGVPNLEFHGFRPFAEVDEIFARCRMLVSTSAMEGFPNVFLQAMRRGVPIVSFVDPDDMIARNGLGAVVQSEAELRERVQGLMQGPGPDPAPIRACFERTFSPAAVAARYQDLLARLVPGAP; encoded by the coding sequence ATGCATCTGTGCTTCGTGTGCATGACGGCGTATCCGGTTCTGAAGGGCGACACGGAGGTCGAGGAGATCGGTGGCGCCGAAGTGCAACAGGTACAGATTGCGCGACTGCTGCGCGGTCTCGGCCACGACGCGAGTTTCGTGACAGCCGACTACGGCCAGCCGGACGGCGAGGTGGTCGAGGGTTTCCGCGTGTTCAAGGCTTATCGGCCGGACGCGGGTCTGCCGGGATTGCGGTTCGTCCACCCGCGGTGGACGGGTATCGCAGCCGCCATCGACCGCGCGGCGGCGGACGTCTACTACACGCGCGCGGCGGGCTTCGTGCCGGGCCTGCTGGCGCTCAAGCGCCGTCGCCGATCGTTTCGCTTTGTCTATGCGGGTGCCGCCGACTCGGATTTCATGCCGAGCCCCATCGACCTGCGTTTCGCCCGCGACCGCTGGCTGTTCCGCTTTGGATTGCGCCACGCCGACGCCATCGTGGTGCAGAACCGGCACCAGCGGGAGCTGCTCGCGCATCACCACGGCCGGGAGGGCGTCGTCATTCCGAATTTCATGGATTCACGTCCGGCACCAGCTCCCGGTGCACGACGTGACACGGTGCTGTGGGTAGGACGTTTGCGGTCTATCAAGCGCCCGATGATGTTCGTGGAGCTGGCCCGCGCCTTGCCCGGGCTGCGGTTCACGATGGTGGGCCCGCGCACCCCGGACTCAGCCCTCTGCGACCAGGTTGAAGAGGCGGCGCGAGGCGTGCCGAACCTCGAGTTCCATGGTTTCCGGCCCTTTGCCGAGGTGGACGAGATCTTCGCGCGCTGTCGTATGCTGGTGAGTACGTCGGCCATGGAAGGCTTTCCGAACGTGTTTCTCCAGGCCATGCGCCGGGGCGTGCCCATCGTCTCGTTCGTGGACCCCGACGACATGATTGCGCGCAACGGGCTCGGGGCCGTGGTGCAATCCGAGGCGGAGCTGCGCGAGCGGGTGCAAGGCCTCATGCAGGGTCCCGGCCCCGATCCGGCGCCGATCCGCGCCTGCTTCGAGCGCACCTTCAGTCCCGCTGCCGTCGCAGCGCGTTACCAGGACTTGCTCGCCCGGCTCGTGCCCGGCGCTCCGTAG
- a CDS encoding SxtJ family membrane protein, with protein sequence MEHDIKELDRKGLREFGLTTGGIVAVLFGLFFPWLLERPIPRWPWVIAGILVAWGLAAPASLRPVYRGWMKFGLLLSKVTTPLIMGIVFFLVVTPMGLVRRLAGKDSLARHFDSAASYRVPSHKAPVSNLEKPF encoded by the coding sequence TTGGAACACGACATCAAGGAACTCGACCGCAAAGGTCTGCGCGAATTCGGGCTGACGACCGGCGGCATCGTCGCTGTGCTCTTCGGCCTGTTCTTCCCGTGGCTGCTGGAACGTCCCATTCCGCGCTGGCCGTGGGTGATCGCCGGCATCCTGGTGGCCTGGGGGCTGGCCGCCCCGGCCTCCCTGCGGCCGGTTTATCGCGGCTGGATGAAATTCGGGCTGCTCCTGAGCAAGGTGACGACGCCGCTCATCATGGGTATCGTCTTTTTTCTGGTGGTGACGCCAATGGGCCTGGTGCGGCGCCTGGCGGGTAAGGACTCGCTGGCACGGCATTTCGACTCGGCGGCGAGCTACCGGGTGCCGAGCCATAAGGCGCCGGTAAGCAATCTGGAGAAACCTTTCTGA
- a CDS encoding carbamoyltransferase: MANILGISAYYHDSAAALLRDGDLVAAAQEERFTRKKHDARFPAHAVRYCLEEGGLRLADVDQVVFYDKPLVKFERLLETYLSYAPNGFRSFVAAMPIWLKEKLYLKSTLKREFAEIGNCKTRELPRLLFAGHHQSHAASAFFFSPFERAAVLCLDGVGEWATTSAWRGAGNQLEPLWEIDFPHSLGLLYSAFTYFTGFKVNSGEYKLMGLAPYGRPVYADLIREKILDLKDDGTFRLDMQYFNYCTGLTMTNAKFDTLFGGPPRRAESQVTQREMDIAASIQAVTEEVILRLARTLQRETGEEQLCLAGGVALNCVANGRVLREGPFKRLWVQPAAGDAGGAIGAAAVAWYEYQGAPRVVNGHDAMRGSYLGPRYSGDEVRRQLDAAGAKYVELPDAELMPRLAGILAAENVVGWVQGRMEFGPRALGGRSIIGDPRSAKMQTVMNLKIKYRESFRPFAPSVLAERVADYFDLASESPYMLIVAPVREQLRIPLTAEQEKLFGIEKLKLKRSQLPAITHVDYSARVQTVHRETNPRYHALLTAFEQATGCGVLVNTSFNVRGEPIVCTPADAYRCFMRTEMDYLVVENFLLDKKDQPVVEQDESWKTEFELD, from the coding sequence ATGGCAAATATTCTCGGAATTTCGGCGTACTACCACGACAGCGCCGCGGCCCTGCTGCGCGATGGTGATCTCGTCGCCGCGGCCCAGGAGGAGCGCTTCACCCGCAAGAAGCACGACGCGCGCTTTCCCGCCCACGCGGTGCGTTATTGCCTGGAGGAGGGTGGGCTGCGGCTCGCCGACGTGGACCAGGTCGTCTTCTACGACAAGCCGCTGGTGAAATTCGAGCGGCTGCTGGAAACCTACCTCAGCTACGCTCCGAACGGCTTCCGCTCCTTCGTCGCGGCCATGCCGATCTGGCTGAAGGAGAAGCTCTACCTCAAGAGTACCCTGAAGCGGGAGTTCGCCGAGATCGGCAACTGCAAAACGCGCGAGCTGCCGCGGCTGCTCTTCGCCGGCCACCACCAGTCGCACGCGGCCTCGGCGTTTTTCTTCAGCCCCTTCGAGCGCGCCGCCGTGCTGTGCCTCGACGGCGTGGGGGAGTGGGCCACGACCTCCGCCTGGCGCGGGGCGGGCAACCAGCTCGAGCCGCTGTGGGAAATCGACTTCCCGCACTCGCTCGGCCTGCTCTACTCGGCCTTCACCTATTTCACCGGCTTCAAGGTCAACTCCGGCGAATACAAGCTGATGGGCCTCGCCCCGTACGGGCGGCCCGTCTACGCCGACCTGATCCGGGAGAAGATCCTCGACCTGAAGGACGATGGCACCTTCCGCCTGGACATGCAGTATTTCAACTACTGCACCGGCCTGACCATGACGAACGCGAAGTTCGACACGCTGTTCGGCGGGCCGCCGCGCCGCGCCGAAAGCCAGGTCACGCAGCGCGAGATGGATATCGCCGCGTCGATCCAGGCCGTAACAGAAGAGGTGATTCTGCGGCTCGCCCGCACCCTGCAGCGCGAGACGGGCGAGGAGCAGCTGTGCCTTGCCGGCGGCGTGGCGCTGAACTGTGTGGCCAACGGACGGGTGTTGCGCGAAGGGCCGTTCAAGCGCCTCTGGGTGCAGCCGGCCGCCGGCGACGCCGGCGGGGCGATCGGTGCGGCGGCAGTGGCCTGGTACGAGTACCAGGGCGCGCCGCGCGTCGTCAACGGCCACGATGCGATGCGCGGCTCCTATCTCGGGCCGCGCTATTCGGGTGACGAGGTGCGCCGCCAGCTCGACGCGGCCGGCGCGAAGTATGTCGAACTGCCGGATGCCGAGCTCATGCCGCGGCTGGCCGGCATCCTCGCCGCCGAGAACGTGGTCGGCTGGGTGCAGGGGCGCATGGAGTTCGGGCCGCGCGCCCTCGGTGGGCGCTCCATCATCGGCGACCCGCGCAGCGCGAAGATGCAGACGGTGATGAATCTCAAGATCAAGTATCGCGAGTCGTTCCGGCCGTTTGCGCCGTCCGTGCTCGCCGAGCGGGTGGCCGATTACTTCGACCTCGCGAGCGAGAGCCCGTACATGCTCATCGTCGCGCCCGTGCGCGAGCAGTTGCGCATCCCGTTGACGGCGGAGCAGGAGAAACTCTTCGGTATCGAGAAACTGAAACTGAAGCGCTCGCAGTTGCCGGCGATCACGCACGTGGATTATTCCGCGCGGGTGCAGACCGTGCACCGGGAGACCAACCCCCGCTACCACGCGCTGCTGACGGCCTTCGAGCAGGCGACCGGTTGCGGCGTGCTGGTCAACACCTCGTTCAACGTGCGCGGCGAGCCGATCGTGTGCACGCCGGCGGACGCCTATCGCTGTTTCATGCGCACGGAGATGGATTACCTGGTCGTCGAGAATTTTCTCCTCGACAAGAAGGACCAGCCGGTGGTGGAGCAGGACGAATCCTGGAAGACGGAGTTCGAACTGGATTGA